The following is a genomic window from Neoarius graeffei isolate fNeoGra1 chromosome 16, fNeoGra1.pri, whole genome shotgun sequence.
agaacaggataaagcggctagagataatgagatgagatgagtgttatTGTCAGAAATAAAGCTAGTAAATTGATCACACCCCCATCTAGCTCTATAACTGAGCtgttaaactacattccagtgctGTAACCATTAAGGGACTGGACaaaacgtgagcaatgagcacacacatactcagagcagtgggcagccatgctaacagcacccagggagcagctgggagttacTGTAGGTGTCTCACTCAAgggcatattaacctaactgaatgtctttgaactgtgggggaaatcagagcacccagagaaaacccacacaaacacaacatgcaaactccacacagaaaggcccccgccggccacgaacccagaaccttcttgctacgaggcaattgtgctaaccacttacaccacaatGGCCACCCAAgatgttaatataaatatataaaatatttatatatatatatacacacacacacacacacacacacactttgagtaAGTAaagttatatatacagtggtgcttgaaagtttgtgaaccctttagaattttctatatttctgcataaatatgacctaaaacatcagattttcacacaagtcctaaaagtaggtaaagagaacccagttaaacaaatgggacaaaaaatattatacttggtcatttatttattgaggaaaaggatccaatattacatatctgtgagtagtaaaagtatgtgaacctttgctttcagtatctggtgtgacccccttgtgcagcaataactgcaactaaacatttccagtaactgttgatcagtcctgcacaccggcttggaggaattttagcccattcctccgtacagaacagcttcaactcagggatgttggtgggtttcctcacatgaactgctcgcttcaggtccttccataacattacaattggattaaggtcaggactttgacttggccattccaaaacattaactttattcttctctaaccattctttggtagaacaacttgtgtgcttagggttgttgtcttgcttcatgacccaccttctcttgagattcagttcatggacagatgtcctgacattttcctttagaattcgctggtataattcagaattcattgttccatcaatgatggcaagccatcctggcccagatgcagcaaaacaggcccaaaccatgatcctaccaccaccatgtttcacagatgggttaaggttcttatgctggaatgcagtgttttcctttctccaaacataacacttctcatagaactaaatagttctattttggtctcatccatccacaaaacatttttccaatagccttctcgcttgtccacatgatctttagcaaactacaaatgagcaacaatgttctttttggagagcagtggctttctccttgcaaccctgccaacaacaccatttgttgttcagtgttctcctgatggtggactcatgaacattaacattagccaatgtgagagaggccttcagttgcttagaagttaccttggggtcctttgtgacctcgccgactattacacgccttgcttttggagtgatctttgttggtcgaccactcctggggagggtaataatggtcttgaatttcctccatttgtacacaatctgtctgactgtggattggtggagtccaaactctttagaaatggttttgtaacagtttccagcctgatgagcatcaacaacactttttctgaggttctcagaaatctcctttgttcgtgccatgatacacttccacaaatatgtgttgtgaagctcagactttgatagatacctgttccttaaataaaacagggtgcccactcacacttgattgtcatcccactgattgaaaacacctgactctaatttcaccttcaaattaactgctaatcctagaggttcacatacttttgccactcacagatatgtaatattggattattttcctcaataaataaatgaccaaggataatatttttgtctcatttgattaactgggttctctttgtctacttttaggacttgtgtgaaaatctgatgttgtttaggtcatatttatgcagaaatatagaaaattcgaaagggttcacaaactttgaagcaccactgtgtgtgtatatatatatatatatatatatatatatatatatatatatatatatatatatatataatttacattaaatattaatataaatatataaaagatATTAATGCAGACCCAGAGAGGATAGGAGAATGAGAAAGATAGTTTACTTTACTTACTCAAAGTACTTTCTTTGATATAAAATGAGATACGTTGACAGATAGATGACTTTAATAGTTTTTCTTTAATACCTTTAAAAGTATAAAGTGCAGAAAAATGAGTAATTGAACAAAGTTTCTATGCTAAATGGTTCTTGAGGAATTATTCACAGAAAATCAGTTAGAAGAAAAAAATATTGAATAATGAAAAGCCGAGGAAGGACAATAAAGTGCTTCATTTTTTAAGCACTGTAATAAATGTACCTATGGTCATATGAATATGCTCAGTACTGTAGGTTATTTTTTGGGGCCACTGCACCACACCACTTGTGATGCGTTTTGATAAATTAGTCATAAATAAACAATACTGACATTTCATCATTTGTATATTCATGATTTGCTGTTTATACACTGCAACACGGCATCCGTGATTGAAATACATTACATGACatgatattacattacaggcatttagcagaagatcttatccagagcgacatgcaacatagccagagcagcctggggagcagttgggggttaggcgcattactcaagggcacttcagccatttctgctggtccagggaatcaaaccagtaaccttgATGTCACCCTACGGTTGTTGAGCAACATTCAAAGGAATTGATGATCATctcggtcagtggagagtcattttcaccctctgccagtctgtaaattttttgtccccagtgtctgctgcttgaccttgttcttctgaactgccatctttgaaattttgaggctggaagcaacctgatgctcactgtatccctctgccagtaaagaatcgaacccttctttttctcattcAAAACTTTTCATTTTAACTCTTTTCCCATGATAAATAGATATTGgtctattccaattaaatttgaggtactactagcactgttttttttttttttgccatccaaactggccttattgcaagaggatagtgatgaccacagcagtgtttttttatacttttcctcattaaataagacctggttcaggtgatcacctaatcagtacctcattaagttaAATtatgtgtgcttgtgttggaattccagcacagacactggaatgaaatggctaccACATGCtgacttaagaaaaaaaaatgaagtggtctcttaattttttcccgAGCTGTATGTATATTCTTTATTTGCTGTTCATACACTGCAACACAGCATCTGTGATCAAAATGCATCCGAGTGTGACTTGGGCAGCATGAGGTTCTGTTTGTATATCTACAGCCTGACATAATAATTCACCCTAAGCCTGACCCGAGTTTAATACAGTATACAGAGATAATTTAGAGGTTTCTGATCATTTAAATCAATTTTATCTAATTTTGTGTGTTTGCTGCAATATAAGTAGGCTAAATTTGACAATAATTCAACTGGAAAAAGGTTTTATGGAAATAAATTTATTTGTATGGAAATAAATGTAGTCTGTCCTAGTTATTTGGGTAGCAAGATTCCTAATCGACCACACAACTCtccaattaattttggttattttATTGAGACATTTCTTTACTTTCACAAGTGCAGTATTGGTTTTCACACTGAAAATGTTTGTTGGTCCTTTCGGTTTAAACACATTCAGCATTTAATGGTACTGTTTTCCGAGTGCAGAGACAACCACAGCCATGAACTTCTGCAGAGCTGCCTGCACTTCAGCTGTGAAGCTCGTACCCAGAGTGGAGGCAACTACAATGGTAATGCAGTCTGccaacagctacaggaggaaacaGAGGACAAAGAATGAACACAGGTTCAATGATAAAAGGAAGGATTAATGTAGGCTAAGTGTTAAACTGCCTATGAATTAACTAGCAGAAGTAATGGCTTATAAATAAGCAGCAGAAGAAGAAGTAAGTAAAATAAGACGCACCCTGAAGTTATCAGGATCCACGTTCAGTTTTTCAGAGTGCAGCATACTCAACTCGGTGTAAGTGTCCttaatgttgtccatgttcttcaCTGCTTTCTCCAGACCACGCATCACTGTCAAGCCATGGGCAGCAACCTTGGAATTTCCCACGATGGCAGCTGCATTATACAAGTTTCCAAAGCTACCGAAATACCTCTGGGTCCATGGGTACACAACCAGACACctgagtaacattttaaacagtatTTATAAATGTTAATTTATCAAGTCTTCTCAAATCATTGATTTAAATATTTCTCTgggtgagtaaaacagtatatttGCATAAATGTACCTTGCCAGTGCCTGGTGACCAACAGACGCGTAATCGATCTTGGAAAAGATGTTCTGGATGGTAGTGCGCTCGAAATCTGTCCACTCAACCATGTTGCTGGCTTTTGAGGTTTCACAATGTTCTGATGAAGAGCCCTGTAATTTAGGTCCTGTTAGGCTGCTTATATATGCCTCTGACCGCATCGCCCAAGAGCCGTCAACAAACTCTTCATGGGTGTGTTCAGCCTCacatctgaatggttttgattagATATGAACAGGCCATTTTATCTTTCAAATGGTTATCATAGTACTGGACAAAGCTTCCTGTTTGCacgtgcaaattgttttatggaaACTagtaatgttgttgttgttattattattattattattattattattattattattattggcataTTCTGTAGCCCATCGTTTTAAATGGCATTAGTTGAAATTACATAATGAGTGCATTCGATAAGGACCGAAAACATGGGCCAATTAATTACTAACTTACTATATTGATATCAGTCTTAGTTATTGAGTTTTAAGTAAATCACACTAGTTGGTCCCTACAATTACACCAGTATCAGTGGATGCTACAGGTAGAAATATCTGCAACTAGTTTTTAAAATGCAGCCAGATTCACAACAAACTTTATTGACAATAAACTGTTAGCATTCAAATAATAGTATGTATAtataagcaagcaaacaaacaaactctgtTGTTCTCAACCACTTttgatatgtatgtatgtgtgtatgtgtgtatgtatgtatgtatacactATTGTATGACTTTGTATATATTATTTTCAGACCATGATGAGAGGCTAATGTTGCCGAAAGAAACCTGCGTTGTCTATTTTTCTCCATCAGGTTTTGTGTAATTCCACAAAACGGGTGACACAATGTTTGATAAGATGCATAAGGCACAGAAAATGTGCCAAAGTGTGTTTCCAAATCTTAAACTATTAATTCACATGGTCTTGTGAAGATGTTATATGAGAAAAAGAATAACAtactatttttaattatttttctttaggaCATGTCCATTTTCACATGTCCGTATTGAATAATATGACATCTGCATCTAaaatatcacaattttttttctgaAGCCTTTATTATTATCAGGATTATAtgtatccatttatttatttatttggcaatGATTTGTTTGTGTCCCTCAGTTTGGTTTACCTCCCCATCACCCCACTAACTTTTTTTTAGGCCAATAAATCATGTATCATTGCTTTAGAATAATATCATAAAGAGGAAATTACATCAATTGAGCCTTTGGAGCAGCCAGAAACAAAAGCCTGCAAATTTCTGATGTTCTTTTACATTGTTTATCTGTTGCTTTTTCATGTGAGATGGGGTTCGTCAAGCTCAACTCAACTGAAATAGatagggattttttttaaattaaaatctttACTCTATCAATGCAAAGAAAATTATATTTCAAAGAGACTGCATGTATGCTAAGTCAGGAACTTGACCACATGGAGAACTGCAGCCACTGTAGGATGAAATTTACCACTCCtcatatattttattgttttatttagaATGGTTGCAGAGTATCAAATATTTATGTAGTTTGAACTTCAGCAAATTTTCCAttgaggccttttttttttttaaagaacagacCAAAAAGCAAAAGTGGAATTTATGTAAAACCCACTATGCGGATAAAACTTTGTGGACACTTGACTATACATGTAACAACCATAATGTGATAACAGCATCACAAAATATGTTATAATCATAACAGACCATAATGTAGTTCTTCCAGTGAgccccatgaagacatggtgtgttacggttggagtggaagaactcaagtgtctgacacagagccctgactgaagtcaaccccactgaacacctgttGAATGAACTGGAACTCCAACTTTACACCACGCCTTCTTGCAAGACATCAGTGCTTGATCTCACTTATGTTCTTGTGGCTAAATGAACAGATCCCAACAGTCATGGTCCAAAATCTATTAGAAAGCCTTCCTAGTAAAGAGTGTAGCTTATACTAACAATAAAGGAAGACCAATTCCACTAATGCATATGGTTTTATAAAGGCATTTTCAGTGGTTTGGTGTTGAAAGGGAGTGTGCCCATTGGTGATAGTTGGGCTTGATTCCATTGAGGGTGTCAGTGAGAACACAGAAGCCTAGTCAGGTTAAATCCTTTGAATATCTATTTATTGAAGTTATAtggcataagtgtgtgtgtgggtcaagGGTCAAGAATAACAACAACAGAGTTAGGTTGGAGGTCCAGATTGTCAGTGCAGCATTTCTGTCTAGGCTGAAGGGAAGGAAGGTAATATCTGTGGAAATGGGCCCAAAAATGGTCTGAAAGG
Proteins encoded in this region:
- the LOC132900109 gene encoding hemoglobin subunit beta-like; this translates as MVEWTDFERTTIQNIFSKIDYASVGHQALARCLVVYPWTQRYFGSFGNLYNAAAIVGNSKVAAHGLTVMRGLEKAVKNMDNIKDTYTELSMLHSEKLNVDPDNFRLLADCITIVVASTLGTSFTAEVQAALQKFMAVVVSALGKQYH